One part of the Vitis riparia cultivar Riparia Gloire de Montpellier isolate 1030 chromosome 8, EGFV_Vit.rip_1.0, whole genome shotgun sequence genome encodes these proteins:
- the LOC117920210 gene encoding UBP1-associated protein 2A — protein sequence MVKKRKLEPKIVEPPPPQEVEEEAEEIEEDEEVEEEEYEEVEEEEEEEEEEGGGTQNAAKKSASTSAVDDDDDEEPIQKILEPFSKDQLINLLREAAEKHADVAERLRRVADEDPVHRKIFVHGLGWDTNAETLISVFKDYGEIEDCRAVCDKLSGKSKGYGFILFKTRSGARKALKQPQKKIGNRMTACQLASIGPVPSPAVGQAAMSVSAAQSVSEYTQRKIYVSNVGAELDPQKLLVFFSKYGEVEEGPLGLDKQTGKPKGFCLFVYKTAEGAKKALDEPHKNFDGHILHCQKAIDGPKPGKQQQLQQQQHHHNLPNTHYTKSEITNFMGPQGHLMAPSGPPAIPYNQGSAAQALNPALGQALTALLATQGAGLGLTNLLGTLGSASVGAAVNPSVAGAGHGMQGGYPNQAVAGNISSGMVGGYGSQGAYGNQQMGQGSSSGRSQHGVGHMGGMAPYMGH from the coding sequence ATGGTGAAGAAGCGAAAGCTCGAGCCCAAAATCGTCGAGCCACCACCACCGCAAGAGGTTGAAGAGGAAGCAGAGGAGatagaagaagacgaagaagttGAAGAGGAAGAGTACGAAGAGGTCgaagaggaagaggaggaagaagaggaggaggGTGGTGGCACTCAGAATGCTGCGAAGAAATCTGCGTCGACGTCCGCCGTtgacgacgacgacgacgaaGAGCCGATTCAGAAGATTTTGGAGCCGTTCAGCAAGGATCAGTTGATCAATTTGCTTCGTGAAGCTGCGGAGAAGCATGCGGATGTGGCGGAGAGGTTGAGGAGGGTGGCCGATGAGGATCCGGTGCATAGGAAGATCTTCGTGCACGGGCTTGGGTGGGACACGAATGCGGAAACCCTTATTAGTGTGTTCAAAGACTACGGTGAGATCGAGGATTGCAGAGCGGTGTGCGATAAATTGTCTGGGAAATCGAAGGGGTATGGGTTCATTCTGTTCAAGACTCGGAGCGGGGCTCGGAAGGCGCTGAAGCAGCCGCAGAAAAAGATTGGGAACCGAATGACAGCGTGCCAGCTTGCTTCGATTGGTCCGGTGCCGTCTCCGGCGGTGGGGCAAGCTGCCATGTCTGTATCGGCAGCCCAGTCGGTGTCGGAGTATACACAGAGGAAGATATATGTGAGCAATGTGGGAGCGGAGTTGGATCCGCAGAAGTTGTTGGTGTTCTTTTCGAAGTATGGAGAGGTTGAGGAGGGGCCGTTAGGGCTAGATAAGCAGACAGGTAAGCCAAAGGGGTTCTGTCTTTTCGTGTACAAAACGGCGGAGGGTGCAAAGAAGGCATTGGATGAGCCGCACAAAAACTTTGATGGGCATATTTTGCATTGCCAGAAGGCCATTGATGGTCCGAAACCGGGTAAACAACAACAGCTacagcagcagcagcatcaCCATAACCTGCCGAACACCCACTACACAAAGAGTGAAATCACTAATTTTATGGGGCCTCAAGGGCATCTCATGGCCCCATCGGGGCCACCTGCTATACCCTATAATCAGGGGTCTGCAGCACAAGCTCTCAACCCTGCGCTAGGGCAAGCTTTGACAGCATTGCTTGCGACTCAGGGTGCTGGGTTGGGCCTGACCAACCTGCTTGGCACGCTGGGTTCAGCTAGTGTTGGGGCGGCAGTGAACCCGAGTGTGGCTGGTGCAGGACATGGAATGCAGGGTGGGTATCCAAACCAGGCTGTGGCTGGTAATATTAGCTCAGGAATGGTTGGAGGTTATGGGAGTCAGGGGGCCTATGGGAACCAGCAAATGGGGCAGGGAAGTTCGAGTGGTAGGTCGCAGCATGGTGTTGGGCACATGGGCGGCATGGCTCCTTACATGGGTCATTAG
- the LOC117920194 gene encoding uncharacterized protein LOC117920194, giving the protein MASGGGGGGRGTGGDGGGGSGTFGRDLAWKYCSPLEGNRNGTICNFCGLVMKSGGISRFKYHLAHRDPNNNTNKCLSVPPEVKEEIREMLHEKMYMYPANMDLDERDAYREAVRASKATEWERQQHENLVGSKRKTGESSRRSGASIMRKSQRSTVFLKSVDASNSIKDHKYIYKLLNNVIKEVGVDNVVQIVTDNRSAFVKAGKLLMKKFNLYWTPCAAHCIDLMFEDIGKRPSTAEK; this is encoded by the exons ATGGCtagtggaggtggaggtggaggtagAGGTACAGGTGGAGATGGAGGTGGTGGGAGTGGCACATTCGGCCGAGATTTAgcttggaagtattgttcaCCATTAGAGGGAAACCGAAATGGGACgatttgtaatttttgtgggCTGGTGATGAAGAGTGGAGGCATTAGTCGATTCAAGTATCATTTAGCGCATAGAGACCCGAATAACAATACCAATAAGTGTCTTTCAGTGCCAcccgaagtgaaagaagagatacgaGAGATGTTGCATGAAAAAa tgTACATGTATCCAGCAAATATGGACCTGGATGAGCGGGATGCTTATCGAGAAGCGGTTCGTGCATCGAAGGCAACAGAATGGGAGCGACAACAACATGAAAATCTTGTAGGAAGCAAGCGTAAAACAGGGGAGTCGTCACGACGTAGTGGTGCATCGATAATGCGAAAATCTCAAA GGAGTACAGTGTTCCTCAAGTCAGTTGATGCATCCAATAGTATCAAAGATCACAAATACATATACAAGCTATTGAATAATGTTATCAAAGAAGTTGGGGTAGAtaatgtggtccaaattgtcacagataaCAGGTCAGCATTCGTGAAAGCAGGGAAGTTGTTGATGAAAAAGTTTAACTTATATTGGACCCCATGTGCGGCACACTGCATCGACTTAATGTTTGAAGACATTGGAAAAAGACCTAGTACTGCCGAG AAATGA
- the LOC117919598 gene encoding uncharacterized protein LOC117919598, protein MPFVYELMQVMKENLNRQQIGDWIFKILKDRWEKTLKHPLHAAAYFLNPRFQYRRGVGSDPYLIQSVHEVFAKLDPNAESVGQFGNELVLFRDAKRGFSDRAAIASRSTMVPAEWWFMYGNQTPILRNLAIKVLSQTASSSACERN, encoded by the exons ATGCCGTTTGTGTACGAGCTTATGCAAGTGATGAAAGAAAATCTCAATCGTCAACAAATTGGCGATTGGATCTTCAAAATACTTAAAGATCGTtgggagaaaacactaaaacatccacttcatgcagcag catacttcttgaatccaaggtttcaatataggcgtggagttggtagtgatccaTATTTAATTCAATCAGTCCATGAAGTATTTGCTAAATTAGACCCAAATGCTGAATCGgttggtcaatttggaaatgag CTTGTGCTTTTTCGAGATGCAAAGAGAGGATTCAGTGATCGAGCGGCGATTGCatcaaggtcaaccatggtgcccg CTGAATGGTGGTTCATGTATGGGAACCAAACACCTATATTGAGAAATTTGGCCATTaaagttctctcacaaactgcgtcatcttctgcttgtgaaagaaattga